The Oncorhynchus tshawytscha isolate Ot180627B linkage group LG08, Otsh_v2.0, whole genome shotgun sequence genome window below encodes:
- the LOC112256574 gene encoding claudin-20-like isoform X1 produces the protein MASLRLKSSSPPPHPVFLCVYRNHCEQPDASKRSSAPAESIGAGTEELSRRLLPALAPESSTAVWVEEPRCLAGAGWMVTGGVGGHGRRRRMASTGMQIFAFVLALLGIMGAMMATLLPNWKVSADVGSNIITAISQMQGLWMDCTWYSTGMFSCTLKYSVLSLPAYLQTARTTMVLSCVMAAMGLCLASLGLKCTRWGGSRSAKRHAAIASGGCFIAAGFLCLVPASWFTKEVITNFLDRSVHESNKFEPGGAVYVAFLSAGFLFVGGSIFCVSCSGKRPGHQDMILLPPPDKLLLQQQQHLLQQQQQDQLQHQYCSLSPLDNKTGYSLQDYV, from the exons ATGGCTTCCCTAAGGCTGAAATCCTCATCGCCCCCTCCTCACCccgtgtttttgtgtgtttacaGAAATCACTGCGAACAACCTGACGCGTCAAAAAGGAGCTCTGCACCAGCCGAG TCCATTGGAGCCGGCACTGAGGAACTGAGTCGTCGGCTGCTGCCAGCTCTAGCACCAGAATCCTCTACAGCCGTCTGGGTTGAGGAGCCGAGGTGCCTGGCTGGGGCTGGGTGGATGGTAACTGGAGGAGTAGGGGGCCACGGCAGAAGGAGGAGAATGGCATCCACAGGCATGCAGATCTTTGCCTTCGTCCTGGCGCTGCTGGGCATCATGGGGGCCATGATGGCTACGCTGCTGCCCAATTGGAAGGTGAGCGCCGATGTAGGCTCCAACATCATCACGGCCATCTCCCAGATGCAGGGGCTGTGGATGGACTGCACCTGGTACAGCACCGGCATGTTCAGCTGCACCTTGAAGTACTCGGTGCTGTCGCTGCCCGCCTACCTGCAGACTGCCCGCACCACCATGGTGCTGTCCTGTGTGATGGCTGCCATGGGCTTGTGCCTGGCATCCCTGGGGCTCAAATGTACTCGCTGGGGGGGCAGCCGGAGCGCCAAGAGGCACGCGGCCATCGCCAGCGGGGGCTGCTTCATCGCTGCCGGCTTCCTGTGCCTGGTGCCTGCTTCCTGGTTCACCAAAGAGGTCATCACTAACTTCCTGGACCGCAGCGTGCACGAGAGCAATAAGTTTGAGCCCGGGGGCGCCGTGTACGTGGCCTTCCTGTCGGCAGGCTTCCTCTTTGTGGGGGGGTCCATCTTCTGCGTGTCGTGCTCGGGGAAGAGGCCCGGCCACCAGGACATGATCTTGCTGCCGCCCCCTGATAAACTCTTactgcagcagcaacagcacctcctacagcaacagcagcaggacCAGCTCCAGCACCAGTACTGCTCCCTCTCCCCACTAGACAATAAAACAGGCTACAGTCTGCAGGACTATGTGTAG
- the LOC112256574 gene encoding claudin-20-like isoform X2, whose protein sequence is MVTGGVGGHGRRRRMASTGMQIFAFVLALLGIMGAMMATLLPNWKVSADVGSNIITAISQMQGLWMDCTWYSTGMFSCTLKYSVLSLPAYLQTARTTMVLSCVMAAMGLCLASLGLKCTRWGGSRSAKRHAAIASGGCFIAAGFLCLVPASWFTKEVITNFLDRSVHESNKFEPGGAVYVAFLSAGFLFVGGSIFCVSCSGKRPGHQDMILLPPPDKLLLQQQQHLLQQQQQDQLQHQYCSLSPLDNKTGYSLQDYV, encoded by the coding sequence ATGGTAACTGGAGGAGTAGGGGGCCACGGCAGAAGGAGGAGAATGGCATCCACAGGCATGCAGATCTTTGCCTTCGTCCTGGCGCTGCTGGGCATCATGGGGGCCATGATGGCTACGCTGCTGCCCAATTGGAAGGTGAGCGCCGATGTAGGCTCCAACATCATCACGGCCATCTCCCAGATGCAGGGGCTGTGGATGGACTGCACCTGGTACAGCACCGGCATGTTCAGCTGCACCTTGAAGTACTCGGTGCTGTCGCTGCCCGCCTACCTGCAGACTGCCCGCACCACCATGGTGCTGTCCTGTGTGATGGCTGCCATGGGCTTGTGCCTGGCATCCCTGGGGCTCAAATGTACTCGCTGGGGGGGCAGCCGGAGCGCCAAGAGGCACGCGGCCATCGCCAGCGGGGGCTGCTTCATCGCTGCCGGCTTCCTGTGCCTGGTGCCTGCTTCCTGGTTCACCAAAGAGGTCATCACTAACTTCCTGGACCGCAGCGTGCACGAGAGCAATAAGTTTGAGCCCGGGGGCGCCGTGTACGTGGCCTTCCTGTCGGCAGGCTTCCTCTTTGTGGGGGGGTCCATCTTCTGCGTGTCGTGCTCGGGGAAGAGGCCCGGCCACCAGGACATGATCTTGCTGCCGCCCCCTGATAAACTCTTactgcagcagcaacagcacctcctacagcaacagcagcaggacCAGCTCCAGCACCAGTACTGCTCCCTCTCCCCACTAGACAATAAAACAGGCTACAGTCTGCAGGACTATGTGTAG